The window AGAAAAAAAGATTTTGAATCTGCCTTTTCCTTCTTTCCCTTAAAAAAATAACTCAATCAAAATCCAATTATTTACTCTACAAGAATGAAATGCTTGTTATGCCTAATATACTTAGTTTAACCTGTATCTGTTTTAATTCTGTTCTTTATCCTACTAGTTTTTTCTTTGCCAAATTGCCCGAagcttatgctattttcaatccaaTCGTGGATATTATGCCTGTTATACCTCTATTCTTTTTTCTATTAGCCTTTGTTTGGCAAGCTGCTGTAAGTTTTCGATGAAATCTTTAGTACTCTGTATGCCAAATTGAATGATGTGttcattccaaaaaaaaaaattaaaatgggtAAAAGCCGAGaagttttatatttttatattatgaACCCTCAATTCTAAAATTGAAATTATTCTACATTGAATGGGTAGCTACAGCAATAAATTTGGATCAGCCTTTCTACTCCCCTGCACCTAGGTTGAGCAGGTACCTTTAGGTACCTACACAATACCTATTCAATACCACCTAACCCTATTTTTGCTATTGATAAGAGTTCTTATTATAAATGAATTCTTGCAATTTTTTTCCAGAATTCATTTTTGCATTTTTAGGTATCAAAAAAAACCATCCTAGTGGATCCGTGTGGTAAGGAAAAACTGGTAATCTATTCCTTAAAAAAAAATCTTGGAGATTATGTAATGCTTACTCTCAAACTTTTTGTTTATACAGTAGTGATATTCTTTGTTTCACTCTTTATCTTTGGATTCTTATCTAATGATCCAGGACGGAATCCTGGACGCGAGGAgtaaaaattcaattttttttttttcTTACAAATTGGATTTGTTTCGTACATTTATCTATGAGAAAATCCGGGGGTCAGAATTCTTTCCAGTTTGAAAGTCCCAAATGATCCAAGGGAGCGGAaagagagggattcgaaccctcggtACAAAAAAATTGTACAACGGATTAGCAATCCGCCGCTTTAGTCCACTCAGCCATCTCTCCACGTTCCAAAGCGAAAGGTTTCCGTGATATGATATAGGCAAGAAATAAGAAATAACGGTTGCAAAaaacccctttttttctttcaaaagtcTATAAAAATTATATTGCCAATTCCATTTTAGTTATATTCTTTTTTCTTAATgttaataaaaaaaagaagaaaattcttgttttttctttgtaaAAATCGATATTGACCGAGAGACAATCAAAATAGATTTTCTCTTTAGCGGGCATTTCCATATAGGACTTGTTATAATTATAATAAAACAAGCTATATATAAAAAAaacgcttttttttttttttgtcgaTTATttatcaagaaagcaaaaagggTTCTTATCAAATCCACCATAAAATTGGAAAGAAGCATAAAGTAAGTAGACCTGACTCCTTGAATGATGCCTCTATCCGCTATTCTGATATATAAATTCGATGTAGATGAAATTGTATAAGCGAATTTTTCGTATTTCCTTAGACTTAGACCGCGCAAGACAAGAATTTTTCGCTATTTACGATTTCATATTCTTGTTACTAGATGTTCTATAGGAATAAGAAGAAATCGCAACTCCTTTGCGCTACACATAAAAATTGATTTCGAAGGTCCTTTTTTTTTTTCAGAATCCTCCATTTTAGTTCTTCCCCCCATGCAATAGAGAGGGAATGGGAAAAAAGGGGttacttttattttcatttttcccttAAAAGATAGACTTTGAAATAGGAGTCTTGGAATAATGCTGAATTCAAAGGTTTATTTCTATAAGTATAAGATAAGAAAAACAAATCGAATCAAATTCATGGATTTACAACGACCTCGGTTGTGACTCCATAGATAAAAATGGAAAATTTCTCTCTTCGAGACCATTGAAAAAGGGCATTGAACGAGAAAGAAATCGTCCACAGATATAAAACTATCATATGCCTTGGAAAGTGATATGAGGTGCTCGGAAATGGTTGAAGTAATTGAATAGGAGGATCACTATGACTATAGCCCTTGGTAGAGTTCCTAaagaagaaaatgatctatttgatACTATGGATGACTGGTTACGAAGGGACCGTTTCGTTTTTGTAGGATGGTCTGGCCTATTGCTCTTTCCTTGTGCTTATTTCGCTTTAGGGGGTTGGTTTACAGGGACAACTTTTGTAACTTCTTGGTATACCCATGGATTGGCAAGTTCCTATTTGGAAGGTTGTAATTTCTTAACCGCAGCAGTTTCTACCCCTGCCAATAGTTTAGCACACTCTTTGTTGCTACTATGGGGGCCAGAAGCACAAGGAGATTTTACTCGTTGGTGTCAATTAGGCGGTCTATGGACTTTTGTAGCTCTCCACGGGGCTTTTGCACTAATAGGTTTCATGTTACGCCAATTTGAACTTGCTCGGTCTGTTCAATTGCGGCCTTATAATGCAATCTCATTCTCTGGTCCAATTGCTGTTTTTGTTTCGGTATTCCTTATTTATCCACTGGGGCAATCTGGTTGGTTCTTTGCGCCGAGTTTTGGCGTAGCAGCGATATTTCGATTCATCCTTTTCTTCCAAGGATTTCATAATTGGACGTTGAACCCATTTCATATGATGGGAGTTGCCGGAGTATTAGGCGCGGCTCTGCTATGCGCTATTCATGGAGCAACCGTAGAAAACACTCTATTTGAGGACGGTGATGGTGCAAATACCTTCCGTGCTTTTAACCCAACTCAAGCTGAAGAAACTTATTCAATGGTCACTGCTAACCGCTTTTGGTCCCAAATCTTTGGTGTTGCTTTTTCCAATAAACGTTGGTTACATTTCTTTATGCTATTTGTACCCGTCACCGGTTTATGGATGAGTGCTATTGGCGTAGTTGGCTTGGCTCTGAACTTACGTGCCTATGACTTTGTTTCCCAGGAAATCCGTGCAGCGGAAGATCCTGAATTCGAGACTTTCTACACCAAAAATATTCTTTTAAACGAGGGTATTCGTGCGTGGATGGCAGCTCAGGATCAGCCTCATGAAAATCTTATATTCCCTGAGGAGGTTCTACCACGTGGAAACGCTCTTTAATGGAACTTTCGTTTTAGCTGGTCGTGACCAAGAAACCACCGGCTTTGCTTGGTGGGCTGGGAATGCCAGACTTATCAATTTGTCCGGTAAACTACTTGGAGCTCACGTAGCCCATGCCGGATTAATCGTATTCTGGGCCGGAGCAATGAACCTATTTGAAGTGGCCCATTTCGTACCAGAAAAGCCCATGTATGAACAAGGGTTGATTTTACTTCCACACTTAGCTACTCTAGGTTGGGGAGTAGGGCCAGGGGGGGAAGTTCTAGATACTTTTCCATACTTTGTATCTGGCGTACTTCACCTAATTTCCTCCGCAGTCTTAGGCTTCGGTGGCATTTATCACGCGCTTCTGGGACCCGAGACTCTTGAAGAATCTTTTCCATTCTTTGGTTATGTCTGGAAAGATAGAAATAAAATGACTACAATTTTGGGTATTCACTTAATTTTGTTAGGTCTAGGTGCTTTTCTTCTAGTACTCAAGGCTCTTTATTTTGGCGGTGTATATGATACCTGGGCCCCTGGGGGGGGAGATGTAAGAAAAATTACCAATTTGACCCTTAGTCCCAGTGTTATATTTGGTTATTTACTAAAATCTCCTTTTGGGGGAGAAGGGTGGATTGTTAGTGTAGATGATTTAGAAGATATAATTGGTGGACATGTATGGTTGGGttttatttgtgtatttgggGGAATTTGGCATATTTTAACCAAACCCTTCGCATGGGCTCGCCGTGCATTTGTATGGTCTGGAGAAGCTTACTTGTCTTATAGTTTAGCTGCTTTATCTGTCTTTGGTTTTATCGCTTGTTGTTTTGTATGGTTCAATAATACAGCTTATCCGAGTGAGTTTTATGGACCCACCGGGCCAGAAGCTTCTCAAGCTCAAGCATTTACTTTTCTAGTTAGAGACCAGCGTCTTGGAGCTAATGTGGGATCCGCTCAAGGACCCACAGGTTTAgggaaatatctaatgcgttcccCAACTGGGGAGGTTATCTTTGGAGGGGAAACTATGCGTTTTTGGGACCTTCGTGCTCCATGGTTAGAACCTCTAAGGGGCCCCAACGGTTTGGACTTGAGTAGGTTGAAAAAAGACATACAACCTTGGCAAGAACGGCGCTCAGCAGAATATATGACCCACGCTCCTTTAGGCTCTTTAAATTCCGTGGGTGGCGTAGCGACCGAGATCAATGCAGTTAATTATGTCTCTCCTAGAAGTTGGTTATCAACTTCTCATTTTGTTCTAGGATTCTTCTTTTTTGTGGGCCATTTATGGCATGCAGGAAGAGCCCGAGCTGCTGCAGCAGGTTTTGAAAAGGGAATCGATCGTGATTTGGAACCTGTTCTTTACATGAACCCTCTTAACTAAGATTTTCTTATTTATACCTGTTCTACTTTTTTTCTGTTCTGGCTCGGTTATTCTATCTAGCCGAGCCATTCATTCCTTTTTATGAAAGAAAGATAAGGGacagaataaaaaaaaatgaaagaaacaaacgtattcaataagcaaaaggagagagagggattcgaaccctcgaTAGTTCCTAGAACTATACCGGTTTTCAAGACCGGAGCTATCAACCACTCAGCCATCTCTCCACCGCCTAATCCTTATTTTACTCCTACAAATAGAACATAgccatataaaaaataaaaatatttattaacCTCTAGAAAGATATCAGATACAAGTTCCTTTTCGATATATCTCTGTATACTGTATACACGGATACAGGATCCGCTATACCCGCTTGTGAAATAAAGACTAAATAACCTCCTCTCACCCCCATATCCAAATAAAAAAGAGGTTAAGTAATAAATTTTAATTAAAGAGAAGAATCAATGGATTCATGATTAAACCCCTCCTACTTCTTGTATTTTTTTACAATTTTGGTTAAGTGAGGGATCAAATATGTAGTCAACTTTATTTGATGGTAGCTTGGAGGATTAGAAATATGACTATTGCTTTCCAATTAGCTGTTTTTGCATTAATTGCGACTTCCTCAGTCTTAGTAATTAGTGTACCCCTTGTATTTGCTTCTCCTGATGGTTGGTCAAATAATAAAAATGTTGTATTTTCCGGTACATCATTATGGATTGGACTAGTCTTTCTCGTAGCTATTCTGAATTCTCTCATTTCTTAAATTAAATTTGGTTAATATTTAGTAACCCCataaaaaagaaataataaaggcCATTTAAAAAATTCGAATAGTGAGACGTATTAAAACGCAATTTGCGTTCCGAATTGCTAGCTCTTCTCTTTCAGTATTATGAAATTCCCATTAGAATATTCATTGACagataataaaaaaaggaaaactctaATATCTAATATAATAGaatagaaaatgaaatgaaacggTCGACCCAGACATAGACGGTCGACCCAAGCGGATATACGCTATAAAATATATACCGTAGCGAGCGTAGTTCAATGGTAAAACATCTCCTTGCCAAGGAGAAGATACGGGTTCGATTCCCGCCGCTCGCCCGCTTAATTTATCAAAGTACTATGATAAAAAGTTTAGTCTAGTTAATTGTTTAACTACTTATATTAAATTAAGTATTAATTAAGTATTAGTCTAGTGCCGTATCCCTTACTATATTTACCCTTCCTTTGCATCCCCCTCAAAAAAAGAGGGCGCTCCGGAGGCAGAAATAGAACTAGCCAACAGAGCCCCAAAATTGGGTATTAACTGAGACAAACAACGGGCAAACtgtttttaaaaggaagggagagGTAGACTGTCcctttcatttcatttttattttctgcaaGGTAGGGAGAAGCCTTGCGCCTTCTTTTTGTGAAGGCAAGTGGCTTCGCAAATTGCTCAATTTTGCCCTCTAGGGCCCGGAACTAATGAATAAAAAAGGGTTGGATACGCCCCTCTACCATATCTAGAGAAATAGAATACTCCTTTTATAGAGACTGCTAAGTGCGGAGACGGGAATCGAACCCGTGACCTCAAGGTTATGAGCCTCGTGAGCTACCAAACTGCTCTACTCCGCTCTGTAGTACCAGAAACTGGTGGACAAAAAAGGCTTGAATACAAGCCTTTAACATGTCTAGACAAATAGAATACTCCTTTTATACAGAATGGAGCGGGTAGCGGGAATCGAACCCGCATCGTTAGCTTGGAAGGCTAGGGGTTATAGTCGACGTTGGTTGATTATTTTTAACGTCTCTAATTCAAAACCGAAcatgaaattttgatttcattCGGCTCCTTTATGGATATTCTCACCACTTAACATCTATGTCAGCTTTTCTATTTGAATGGAACCAAAGCTCTCTGCTTTCTAGATGATCCTTATAGAGTAGGAGATAGAAATTCTATCTAAATCCATCTAATCTACTTACTTCGTTCCCTAATTTCATTCAAGAGATCCTGAGGAAAAGAATTGGGTTTCCACCGAGCTGAAACAATATGCGGATGGTTCTAGTAAACCAAAACTATCGTTTTTTAGCTATTTGGCTTCCTTATCCTTTAACAAAAGAAGATTTAGTTACGATTGGAAATCAACTTTTTTGTATCTTCATCCATAGATCCTTTACTCATATTTTCAAAATTGGAATACTTAAATCCAATGCAAAATTATGCTTCGCGACTCTGTACTCATATCATAATCCAATTTTTATTTTGGATGCAATTTAAATTAGTTTTTGGGTACAAATCGCCAGAATGTATATTCTTCCTCAATATGCTATTGAGAGGAAAAGGATTTAATCCTTTATAAGAACTAAAGTTTTCATCGGAATATAAAAAAAAACTTAAGGATGCCTTAAGTATATCATTTCAAATTCAGTTATTAATAGAACGAATCACACTTTTACCACTAAACTATACCCGCTACATTGTATATTATGGTATAAATGGTACCCTTTGTCAAGGATAGCCATTTGACAAGGAGGCTAATTCCCCCTTATTGAATCAGATGGAGAAGGTTCATGACACTGAGCCATTGGTACTTCTACTTCGATCGCGCGCCTTTACTTTAGGATTTAGATAGCCCCTCTCCCTCTGGTCTGTAAAATAAATCTCTTCTTACCCTGCTAATAGCGCCTGAACCAAATGTATTTATTTTGATTAGGATCCTATCCTATTCTACGGTTACGACTACAATAATCATTATTTACTTTGCGAGGACGTAAGTGTGCCAGACTGCTAAATTGTTTTATTATTCCTACAATATAAACTAGGGGATATAGGGGGTAACACTGTCCCTATaaattccttttttccttttcttttttgtccAGAATTGAACAAAAAAGAAATTATAGAAGATGTTTTCTTCCCCCATTAAGTCCGAGCCATAGAGTAAGAGTGAGATGAGTTTTCCAAATTCATCATAGACTTTCCCTATGGCTTGATAGAAGTAAGAAGCAAAGAGTTGTAACTTAAAGAGTCGTAACTTAAAGAAAAAAACGGACAGGGCTGACAGATTTACCTGATGTAAAGAAGATCCTAAAAGTCTATGATTAGTCGACTCTCTCCATTTAACACTttcctctctctccttttttcCACTGACTCAATGCTAGTTTATTAGATTCTTGTTTAAAAGAATCAAAAAAGTTCAATAGAACTAAGAACACATAAAAAATAGCATAGAGGATCAAGGCCATTACCAAAAGTTCCTCCCAAGGATCCTATCCTATTGGGTATCTGTTCCCTGCCTTTTCCCGCTAGGATTGGAAATCTTATATTTTCCATATACCATTGAATCCTTGGGGTTCCAGAATCCGCCTATTTTACTAGCCTTCGGAAACGGAAAACCATGAACCAAGAAGAGTtgggtatgtttttttttcttaattTTATTTTGAGCTCTCAAGATATCAATACATATACAATCTATACATAATGTCTCTCTCTATATctctatatattatatatatataatatgtacATTATGCAGTAGACCCATAATGGGAAATCAAAGTGGCAAATTTTTGAATTAAATAAAAAGCCCTTTTAACTCAGTGGTAGAGTAATGCCATGGTAAGGCATAAGTCATCGGTTCAAATCCGATAAAGGGCTTTTTAAATTAGTGGTAGAGTAATCTCGTGCTAAGACGTAAGTCATTGGTTCGAATCTGATAGAGTACTTTTCTACTAAATTGATtcgcttttttctttgtttttgaagcTTTCTCTTTAGAGAATTTTATGACTTAGTGCGGGATGAATGCATTTTTGGTCTGAACACTAAATGAAGCACGgaatggaaataaaaaaaaaattggaCTCTTTTTCATCTTATCTTAGATCAATAAAATAACTACCTGTACTGAACTAATCTAGAATCCCTTTTAGTAATCCATTCTTATTCTATACATTTAAAATGAATTTCCCTAAAAGGTAGAGGATGATCCATGAATTAATCTAACCATCAACTAAAAAAATCCTAGATGAAAACATAGCAGAAAAGTTAGAAAAACTCTTTGCTTTGGATCTAGTTATACTTTTCGAGTATATTGACAATTCAAAAAAACTGCTCATACTATGATTATAGTATAATCACGAGCGGTTGTATATGGCCCTATCGTCTAGTGATGCCCCTATCGTCTAGTGGTTCAGGACATCTCTCTTTCAAGGAGGCAGCGGGGATTCGACTTCCCCTGGGGGTAGGGAGTATTATGAAAGGAGGTTAATCATAGATTAGCAAAAACCCTAGAATAAATTCTTCCTGGGTCGATGCCCGAGTGGTTAATGGGGACGGACTGTAAATTCGTTGACAATGTCTACGCTGGTTCAAATCCAGCTCGGCCCAAAAATCTAGGGCTTCGTGAATATGAACTAAATCCTTTTGTTTTTCTCCCATAAAATAAAATGTCTGATCtatagaaataaaagagaaataaaaaaggggATTTTTTTTTCTAATCCATATCTCTCTCATTCCTTTCTTACAAACAAAAGAGTTTTTCTTGTTGAAGGGTGGATTATTATCCATTTTTAGTGATAAAAAATCACGACATACTAGTTATGTCACTCTCACTATACCCACGTATAATATAATATTAATATGTGGGTATGTAGTATATGATTCGTCTATTTCTTAGAGTACGACAGACGAATCGAATCTTCTTATGGTTCTATTTAAGAATGGGTATGCCATACACCCCGCGGGGATTGTAGTTCAATTGGTCAGAGCACCGCCCTGTCAAGGCGGAAGCTGCGGGTTCGAGCCCCGTCAGTCCCGAACTAGGGTTCAATGAATGGAGAAATTCATATTTCCTTTTTCCATGAAAAAAAAGGGGCAGGGAGCAAGATCAAATACCCATAGGGCACCCTTACTtcacttttttattttgcatctcTCATTAAAGAGGGAGGGAAGGAGTATAGGAATTTTTTTCACTACTCCCGATCGATAAAGATAAAGAAAGACACACATACGATATGTGGATTAGTAGAATTTTAGGATATTACTCTATCTTTCTTTATGATGATACCATCCTCATCTTAATTTCCTATTCCACTGTTATGGAATAGAGTACCGGTATTTTACCGGAATCCATACATAAATTGTATTCCCTTTTTATTTCAGACCTCTTTTCCCCATCTCACTTCTACTGCTTATTTGGATGTCTATGTGACCCATAGAAAGTTGCTCATATAATACATACATAATTGTATGTATAACTATAAGAAAAAGGAAGAGAAATTGTATAAGATTAAGAAAGCTCGTGGGTTAGAGATATAgaaaagaaaaagtagaaaaaaaAGGATTAAAAAAGAGGGAATTCCTAATCCAATCAAAAAACCCATTTTGGTCTTAGTATGGATATAGGATCTTCCTATGTTATActatataactctcatccatGAATTGATTTGATAGATCCGATATTCATAATATTGAATTGATTCAGTATTATCAGAATGCAAGCCCTACCCTTGAATTTACAAGATACCCCTTTTTCCTCTCCATGGGATTACATCCCGAGTTattgtgaaaataaaaaataaagaggttATGGAAGTCAATATTCTCGCATTTATTGCTACTGCACTGTTCATTCTAATTCCTACTTCTTTTTTACTTATTATTTATGTAAAAACAGTCAGCCAAAATAATTAAGTGGAATTCCAATTAATCATTGAAGAAATGAAAAAGggattaaataaaaaaaatccaagtCTTAAATGAAAGGATCTGGTTGGAATCTTAAAGTGTGGTAGAAAGAACTACATATAGTTTTTTCTACGACACTTTAGAGTCTTTCTATTATATTATCTTTGAATCTACATA is drawn from Hordeum vulgare subsp. vulgare unplaced genomic scaffold, MorexV3_pseudomolecules_assembly, whole genome shotgun sequence and contains these coding sequences:
- the LOC123420072 gene encoding photosystem II D2 protein, whose translation is MTIALGRVPKEENDLFDTMDDWLRRDRFVFVGWSGLLLFPCAYFALGGWFTGTTFVTSWYTHGLASSYLEGCNFLTAAVSTPANSLAHSLLLLWGPEAQGDFTRWCQLGGLWTFVALHGAFALIGFMLRQFELARSVQLRPYNAISFSGPIAVFVSVFLIYPLGQSGWFFAPSFGVAAIFRFILFFQGFHNWTLNPFHMMGVAGVLGAALLCAIHGATVENTLFEDGDGANTFRAFNPTQAEETYSMVTANRFWSQIFGVAFSNKRWLHFFMLFVPVTGLWMSAIGVVGLALNLRAYDFVSQEIRAAEDPEFETFYTKNILLNEGIRAWMAAQDQPHENLIFPEEVLPRGNAL